The Abditibacteriaceae bacterium sequence CGCGCGTGATGAAAACCGAACTGGTGAGTTGCCCGTTCTTGCGGTAAAACCCATCAGATTCAAGCTGATTAATACCCGCGCTTGCTCCGACAGTCAGCCGTTGCAGAGCTGCGGTGCGTTCAGCAGAAGTCAGCGTTGAAAGCAGCGAGGCATTTAAAGGAAACAAATCGTTTTCCGCATCGAGAATGCGCGCAAACGAGCCGCGCCCCACGCTTTTGAGACGCCGATAGTTCTCGCGCAAAGCTCCAACGCCAAACTCGCCGTCCCATGCGTAAGTCGAAATCGCTTCCGCTCGTCCGCTGACGATTTCTCCTTGCTCGTCAACGTAAATCGGTTGGCCCGTTGTCAGGTCGTAAAAGCGCGCCCACTTATTCGGTTCAATCGCGGCCCGGTCGTAAAATGCGAAAGCCGACTCCAAGGGCGCCAGATATTTCGCATCGCCTGTTACCAAGTGAATTTCCATCAAAGCGCGCATGGCACTGATGCTTTCCGCACTCGCCGCTGACGGTGGCTCGACTTGGCGGCCCCAGCGTGGCGTCATATCGAAATCGTACTGCTGCGCCCACAGCGGCGTCGGTTCCGGCAGCTGCGCCAGAACCAGAAAATCGCCCGCACGCCGCAGCGCCGCCAGATAATTCGGTCGGGGGTTCAGCAAATACGCCAGACGCAACGTCGAAACCGCATTGCGAATCAGGTTGTCGTTGAGCGTGTAGGCATCGCGGTAAGAACTTGACTGCGGGTCAAAGCGTGCGTTCGGGTTACGGCGCGCGCGGCGGGCCGGGCCGGCTGCCCGCGAATCGACAGGCTTGGTGTAAGCGAGGGGCCACGCACCCGACTGGTACTGAGCCTGCAACAAAGACTGCAACGCCCGATTGACGCTTGCGCGAACAGCCCGCGCTGGTGCATCGGCCGCGCGAACTGCTTTGTTTGCCGCGTCTAACTGAAGCAGAAAGCGAATGTTGCCTGTCGTCGTATCATCATCGAGCGACGACGATGTAGTGTTACTGCCGTTGCCACGATTGGCGAAGCCGCCGCCGCGCCGTTCCTGCGGGTCGGCGAAGTAATACCAACCGCCCGAAGGCTGCTGCTCGCGCACAATCGCCGCGCCCGCTTCACGCGCCATGTTCAAATACTTCACATCGCGCGTCGCACGATACACCTGCAAAAGCGCCTGTCCGACACTGGGCGTGCCCGGCGGCTGTAGCCAAATACGGCCACGCGGCGCCGGTTCTTTGAATTCACCCCACGCTTCACCCGATTGCAAGTCGTAGCGATACAGATAACCGCCGCTCTGGCGCAAGGTGTAAAACGCATCCGCCGCGCGCCGCATTGCCGCAATTGCGGCCTGCGTATTCACCGAATTGTTGCCCGTCGAAACCGCAGGAGACGAAGGACGCGGCGGCAAATCGGCTGGAGGATAGGTCATGCTGGGAGCTTGCGTCGGAGGCTGCGATGTTGGTTCATCATCGCGCGGATACTGCGCACACACAATATCCGTCGTCCCCAAAGTTAAAGCCGAGACAGCCAGCCAGATGTTCTTATTCATAATGCCCTCGATAGCCAGAGTACGGTCGAATTCGACCGTACTCTGTAACGCTTAAATATCGAGGTCGTTCATCGCGTCGATGAGCTTGGCATTCTGCGCGATAAATTCCTTGCGTGGCTCTACTGCATCGCCCATCAGAATCGAGAAAATCTGGTCGGCGGCGGCGGCATCTTCACTCGTGACTTGCATGAGTAGGCGCTTTTCCGGTTCCATCGTCGTGCTCCACAACTCCTCCGGGTTCATTTCGCCCAAACCCTTGAATCGGCCCACTTCGCCACGGCTCACCTTGATAATCTTGTCGCGTTCCTGATCGGAATAAGCGTACTGAACCGTCTTGCCTTTGCGAATCGAGTAGAGCGGAGGCTTGGCAATATAAATGTGCCCGGCTTCAACCAACGGCTTCATGTAACGGAACAAGAACGTGAGCAAGAGCGTGCGAATGTGGCTTCCGTCCACGTCGGCGTCAGCCATCAAGATGATGCGGTTGTAGCGCAGACGCGTGATGTCGAACGCTGCGTTTACTTTGCCGCCGCGCGCGCGCTTGCGTGGCTTGCCGTCGCCGTTTGCGGAACCATTATTATCCGCCGTCGCTTCGGCGTCTTCATCAAATTCATCGGCTTCAAGGTCGAGCGACGCCTGTTCCATTTCTTCGATGTCGGCGGCAACGTCGTCGTAATCGGTGCGCTCGGCGATGCCGGTTCCAAATGCAGTAATCATCGCGCGGATTTCTTCGTTGCCGAGAATCTTGTCCAAACGGTTCTTCTCGACGTTGATGATTTTTCCGCGCAATGGCAGAATCGCCTGAAAACGACGATCGCGGCCCTGCTTGGCGCTTCCGCCCGCCGAATCGCCCTCAACGAGATAAATTTCGCATTCGTCGGGGTTCTTCTCGGAGCAGTCAGCAAGCTTACCGGGCAGCGAATCACTTTCCAACGCGTTCTTGCGCTTGACCAAATCGGCGGCTTTGCGCGCCGCTTCACGCGCCTGCGCTGCCGTGATGCACTTCTGGACAATACGCTGCGCCGTGTTGGGGTTTTCGTCGAGCCATTCGGCCAAGCCTTCGCCAACAACCGAGTTCACCGCGCCATCGACAAACGTCGGGCCAGTGAGCCGTTCTTTAGCCTGGCTCGAAAACATCGCGTTGCCGACTTTGACCGAAATCACGGCGCTCAAACCTTCGCGCACATCTTCGCCGGTGAGGTTGGGGTCTTTCTCTTTGAGAATGCCCTTTTTGCGGCCATACGAGTTGATGGCGCGCGTGAGTCCGGTTTTGAAACCGCTTTCGTGCAAGCCGCCGTGAATGTTATGAATCGTGTTGCCAAAGGCGACAATCGTGTCGTGATAGCCCTCGTTGTACTGAATCGCAACTTCGGCTTCGATTTTGTCGTTGACGCGCTTGAAGTGAATCGCATTGCGATGCAAGGGCGTTTTGTTCTTGTTGAGATGTTCGCAGAAAGCCGCGAGGCCGCCTTTGTTCTGATAGACCTCGATCTTCGGTTCGCCTTCGACGCGATGATTCTCCAAGGTGTATTTACACGTTGGGATGAGATACGAAAGTTCGCGCAAACGCTTGGTAATCAGGTCGATGTCGAGGGCAACGTCATCGCCCGCTTCGGTTTTAAAAATCGAAACATCGGCGCAATAGGTAACGCTCGTGCCGGTGCCTTCGGCTTTGCCGATTTCACGCACATCGTATTGCGGCACGCCGCGCTCGTAGCGCTGTTCCCACAACTTGCCGTCGCGTTTCACTTGAACCACAACCCAACTGGACAGCGCGTTGACAACCGAAACGCCCACGCCGTGAAGACCCGCCGCGACTTTGTAGTTGCCATCGTCGAACTTGCCGCCCGCGTGTAACTCGGTCATGACCAATTCGAGCGCGCTACGTCCGGTTTTAGCGTGCATATCGACGGGAATGCCGCGACCGTTATCGGCAATCGAAACCACGCCGTC is a genomic window containing:
- a CDS encoding pectate lyase, which translates into the protein MNKNIWLAVSALTLGTTDIVCAQYPRDDEPTSQPPTQAPSMTYPPADLPPRPSSPAVSTGNNSVNTQAAIAAMRRAADAFYTLRQSGGYLYRYDLQSGEAWGEFKEPAPRGRIWLQPPGTPSVGQALLQVYRATRDVKYLNMAREAGAAIVREQQPSGGWYYFADPQERRGGGFANRGNGSNTTSSSLDDDTTTGNIRFLLQLDAANKAVRAADAPARAVRASVNRALQSLLQAQYQSGAWPLAYTKPVDSRAAGPARRARRNPNARFDPQSSSYRDAYTLNDNLIRNAVSTLRLAYLLNPRPNYLAALRRAGDFLVLAQLPEPTPLWAQQYDFDMTPRWGRQVEPPSAASAESISAMRALMEIHLVTGDAKYLAPLESAFAFYDRAAIEPNKWARFYDLTTGQPIYVDEQGEIVSGRAEAISTYAWDGEFGVGALRENYRRLKSVGRGSFARILDAENDLFPLNASLLSTLTSAERTAALQRLTVGASAGINQLESDGFYRKNGQLTSSVFITRVAALARYVELSSGATGAAVPAVPSGPSNIGLL
- a CDS encoding DNA topoisomerase subunit B encodes the protein MADAKTAHKVKLAPKGTDYSAENITWLEGLEAVRHRPGMYIGDTGRSGLFVLVREVLDNATDEAMAMHADDIVVKLLPDGVVSIADNGRGIPVDMHAKTGRSALELVMTELHAGGKFDDGNYKVAAGLHGVGVSVVNALSSWVVVQVKRDGKLWEQRYERGVPQYDVREIGKAEGTGTSVTYCADVSIFKTEAGDDVALDIDLITKRLRELSYLIPTCKYTLENHRVEGEPKIEVYQNKGGLAAFCEHLNKNKTPLHRNAIHFKRVNDKIEAEVAIQYNEGYHDTIVAFGNTIHNIHGGLHESGFKTGLTRAINSYGRKKGILKEKDPNLTGEDVREGLSAVISVKVGNAMFSSQAKERLTGPTFVDGAVNSVVGEGLAEWLDENPNTAQRIVQKCITAAQAREAARKAADLVKRKNALESDSLPGKLADCSEKNPDECEIYLVEGDSAGGSAKQGRDRRFQAILPLRGKIINVEKNRLDKILGNEEIRAMITAFGTGIAERTDYDDVAADIEEMEQASLDLEADEFDEDAEATADNNGSANGDGKPRKRARGGKVNAAFDITRLRYNRIILMADADVDGSHIRTLLLTFLFRYMKPLVEAGHIYIAKPPLYSIRKGKTVQYAYSDQERDKIIKVSRGEVGRFKGLGEMNPEELWSTTMEPEKRLLMQVTSEDAAAADQIFSILMGDAVEPRKEFIAQNAKLIDAMNDLDI